A segment of the Anguilla anguilla isolate fAngAng1 chromosome 6, fAngAng1.pri, whole genome shotgun sequence genome:
TGCAAGATAACATTGAATACCTATTATGCTCATTATGAATTCAACTATAGATCATGCTGTCAAAAATATATCAACAATATATACCTTATGTAAGGGGTCAAAACACAAGTGCTTATAATTCACATTATTATGGTTGTGGAACGTGGAATATTAGTATAGTGGATATGTAAACTgatctttgtgttttgtgtagtttAGGATTGTGCAAAtcctcattaaaataaattgctgctaatttttgaaacatttatattagagcataaacatttttaaataaacaaggcAGGAGAAATAGTGCATAAAATAGTCCATTAATAAAACCGGCCCAGCATCTGCAGCAGGGAGTTCTTTAGCTTCAGCTGGAACTCTCTGGGGCTCATTCTCCCACCCACccgacccctcccccttcctccccccacaCGCAGCCCAAACTTTTTAATAGAATAAAATCTAAGGGGGTTGacaaatgtttctgaaaataacaaaaggaaTCCTTCCTGCCTGTGGAAATGTAAAATGAGTTGAACCTTCACTAACCGTGAATAGGAGAGAGAACTTTTTAAGTTCTGTCATCAAGAGCATTATGtattgtatgatttttttttcttgtctggtCTCGTGCTGGCTAAATTTTCTGCATCCggacaaaagaagaaaaaaaaagtatgatcGGAAAATTGAGGCCTCTAATTTCTTGGGACCATGGCACAGAATATATGAATGACCAGACAGGAGCCATTCAGAATATgatcagctgcagcagcagattACCTACAGAATTATGAACTCTATTGTGCTTTATAATTATCTCTTAGCTGGTGATCATGGCAGTTAGTGCCTTTAGTTAAATTGAGATGATTACCTCTACATGTAGcggcccagccctgttcctggaggtctagttgtaggttttcactccaaccctaacaaagcacagctcattcaacagctagagacctcgttgagctgttaattagtaGAATTAGGTGTGGgaattaaggttgaaatgaaaacctacaggacggtagatctccagaaacagggttgggcaacccTGAGTCCGGTGTACCAACTTAGGGTTGAAAGGACAACCaacaagatggtagatctcctggagcagggttgggcagctctgcttTAGTGTCTTAAGTGAAATGGAGGTGGTTAGTACTGCCATAGCCATCACCACTGTTACTGTCCTGAAATGGCGGTTGCTTCATATTTCTTAGTGTCTTTAGTTGAGTGGAGAATGCGGCGCTGATCTTAgttccactgctcttcctctgtTCATCTCTGCAGGTGCACAGGCTTTCAGGAGGCCCTTGTACCGGTGGGCCTGGGTGGGGACGGGGGCCACTGTTTCGGCGGAGTAGGCCGCCAGCTGCAGCACATAAAACAGGAGAGCCCCGCCAAGTACAAAATCACGTCGGGCGTCCCGTCCACCCAGGAGCCCCTCcccgggagggcggggccgggggcggggccgggcccGGCGAGCCTCCCGCCCCCCGAGATCGAGCTGACCCACGGCGGCTTCGCCTCGTACCCGTTCGGCAGCGACGGCGGCCCGACGATGCAGTCCCCGGGCGACGCCCGGCAACCAACCCGCCTGCTCCACGCGGGCAGCCTGAAGCGCCGCTGCCTGTCGGTCACGCCCTCTTCCGGCGCCTCCGAGGGCATTGACATCACCGCCATCATCTGCTCGTCCCAGATGTCGGTGGTGGCCTGCGTGAACGCCGGCGCCCCCTTCCTGCGGAGCCAGGGAGAGCAGCGGCGGCTGCCCTCCCTCAGCCCCCAGGCCACCGACGAGAGCTGCCGCCTGCCCTCGCCCGCCGcctgcctcctctccttctcctcctcctcgtcctcctcgtcctccgcctcctcctcctcggcggACTGCGACAGGCCCGCCCCCATGCAGGAGGCGCGGGGGCCCCCGCCCCAGGCCGCCCACGCCGCCGCGGGGGGGGAGCCGGCGGACAGCTTCAGCGTGCTGGTGAACAGCGTGTTCCAGCAGGGCCTGCTGGAGGGGTGTGGCCGCGGCGGGGCGATGAAGCAGGAGCCGCTGGACGAGCTCCCGCAGGGCGAGGAGGAGCTCTACcgccacgcccacgcccaccgCCACCACCCGCTCCACCCCAGCCTGCccccgccctaccacctgcacCAGTACCTCGGCCCCAGCCCGGGGGCCCTGCTGCACCTCCAGGGGCAGCACCCGccctccgccctcccccacAAGCCCCCCGGCCTGGCCGGGACTCCCGAACGCGAGGAGCCCGGCGACCAGCAGGCCTGCCGCTGGATCGACTGCAGCGCCTCCTacgagcagcaggaggagctggtgaggCACATCGAGAAGGTGCACATCGACCAGCGCAAGGGCGAGGACTTCACCTGCTTCTGGGCCGGCTGCGTTCGCCGATACAAGCCCTTCAACGCCCGCTACAAGCTGCTCATCCACATGAGGGTTCATTCCGGAGAGAAGCCCAATAAGTGCATGGTAAGTCCTCCCATACTGTGGTCTTTCAAGCATAATGGAATGGTTGTCCACTCTTTCAACTCTGGTTTGATAATCGGGACTTTTACAGTATCGCCTGTAAGGCTACCAATTGGGCCAGAAAAGTCAATATGAATGTTGTATTCCAAAAACAAGAGAGATTCGAATACATTCAAATATTCATCGCAAATTTTACATGAGAACATCAAAATTGCTCGATGCTCTCGGGCGCTTCCTGTTATACGAAGGTTATTTACGAATGAACAGGTGAGCCCAACGAATGAATCCTTTGAACGAACAGGGCCAAACGATGCGGCTCACCTAAGGGAATGAAAGTTCCCATCAATACCTACACGCTATTGGCCATGCTGTTACctggtgtgagagtgtgagcgaactcttctctgattggctagcTTAAGGCGGCTATGCATGTGTGAAAAGACGTGGGTCATTCAGAAGCAAGAGGTAATGTACTGAGACAGGGAACAAGTATTCAAGCGTGCTCAAACGTAAATTTTAACTATctgaatgcttatttttttcccattcaaaatatgtatttgatagCACTACAAGCTGGTGCACACCATGTACAGAAGATAGACTTGTCCTGAAGTGGGCAAtttcatatgtactgtatgtgatatATCAGGGTTCTGATATCCTCTTTCAAAGATGGACACCCCACATTGGGTAGGTTACTACAAAAGAGAACAGTGTAACCATCTaactttaaattttaatttaggcTGACCTGGAATAAACTTAAgtacaaatgtgtttttgtttatttcccctCTGTGTCATACTGCTACTACTTTGAGTGCCTTTGAGCAGTATAGTGCATCAATATCCAACGTAATTTCACAAGAGAgtggagagaaaataaaaatccgcTCTCATTTTCCACTGGAAGTCCTTTCTACTGTACGAACGCACGTGCAGGTATGGATGCACTGATGTGCATACTATAGGTAAacttgtgctgtgtttgtgcccTTGCATTGTGAGAGGAGAACACTTGCAACCATTTACTGAAAATGGCCATTACAAATTCAGTTTGTAAgtaaacaaatatgttttctaTTTGAAGTGGAATGTGTTGTATTCGTTTCACGTTAGAAGGCCATGTGCAACCACTCAACACATTGTTGTACTGTCATTCCTCCTGATGCCCTCAAGTTCTTCCAAAAAGCCCCAATGGTTtacatgaattattcattttttccataatCCGCATTGAGGATAAACCACATACTGTTCTTTGCTTTCAattagctgtgctgtgcagaaTTTTTGAAGATAATTTTGATATTTGTATCCCATTGTTGACTGGCTCATCCCGAGGCACTGGTTGTCAGTATGGTTAAGTTGCCTGCGTTCTGGTATAAAGTCCTGACTGAGCCTGGTCCAGCGCCTAGTAGGAGCTGCACAGGTAATGCATAGCTGGCCATAGCATCattcagggagggagggtttgtTGGTGGGCTTACCCTTGACTCATTGTGCATGAACTCCTCTGTAGTTCCTTATGAGGAGTACTCCTCCAATGGCTTTCAGTCCCTCAGTGATTGAACTTGCCTTATATTCAAACAAACACTAATGTGTATTTGCAGGGGAGTGAACAGTAGGAGAGATGCGCACAATATTTTAACCATTCTTCCGGTGATGACCTCATTGGTTTAACATGCACTTTCGCAACCCTGCGAGGAGTACGCGTTGATATCAAGAAACAACCACAGCCGACTGCATAAAGTAAACAAtcaggttttttaattttaaaaaaaaaggaggttTTAAGTTGAATTCTTGGAATGTTCGAACCAGATGAATTTTCCAGCGTCAGACGATGACCGGCTAAACGCGCGAGTGGGTGGCGAGGTGTTCTACGCAGCTCCACAGGAATGTGAAAAACTCGGGCGGATTGCGCAATTTCTGACCGGCTCGTAACTGCCCGATCCCTGGTATGTGTTGATGCGGGAAAGTTTGTGCAAATTCCGGTCCCAGGCTCCGAGCGATTAAATCTCGGCTAAATCGTACTCTGtactctgtgtttctgtatttgacgtttttttttttttttttttacgttgcaGAAGTTCTTCTCTAGGGCGGTTTAAACTAGAACACATTTATTGGCTCATCTGAAGTGTTTTAATTACCAGTGTTTGACAAGTTGTTGATACATTGATCTACTGTTGATTGTGTTGACAAATCTAAAGTCAGATTGTGATGCATTGTTATGTGCTTGAATGcgttttcaaatgaaaagctTATTAGGCTTCCAGTCATACTGGCTCTCTACGGCTGCTTCAGTTATGACGTATCGttgagtgaatgtgtgtctgtgtgtgggtgtgtgaatgtctgtgagtgtgcgtgtgtgtgtgtgggtgtatgagtgtctgtaagtgtgtgtgtgggtggttgtATGaatgtctgtatgagtgtgtgtttgcgcgcacatgtgtgagtatgtgtgtatgtccgtgtgtgtgcgtgtgtgtgtgtatgcacatgtgtgcatgcatgtgtgtgtatgcacatgtgtgtgtgcctgtgtgtgtatgcacatgtgtgcgtgcatgtgtgtgtatgcacatgtgtgtgtgcctgtgtgtgtgtgtgtgtgtgtgtgtgtgtgtgtgtgtgtacatgctttgCGGTCCTGCATGTATGTAATAGACAAAGGCATTTAGGAATTCCAGCGATTTGCTCAGAGGAAACAGATGAGACATCTTGATTTAAAACCAAACGCTCGACCGAAAGCCCGCTAAGTCCTTTATTATCTTTCCAGCAGCAGTCTCCGCCGTACACACTCATGAGGTAAGCCCGCTTGCGTCCAAgtataacacccccccccccccccccccaacccccacccctcaaaaaCAGCTGCTTTGCATTTGTTACATGTGGCATCTTGGCAGAAAGAAGTCATTATAAACAGAGAAGCGTCTCTGTCCGCTCTCGAGCCTCAGCGCCTCTACCTGCGTGCGTTCGGTCCTACCTGCGTAGAACGCGGCGTCCGTAAACAGGAAACGCAAACGCGTTATTTTACAGTCGGCTCTCGGAATGGCAGCCGCCCGACGCCCGTTTTAACGGTCATCGCTTCGGGCGGGTCGAGTAGTTAAAAGGAAACAACATAATCTCCCCGCAATATCCTGTTATGTTTCA
Coding sequences within it:
- the LOC118229569 gene encoding zinc finger protein GLIS1, which gives rise to MHSGKSEIQMQKSTAVFGMVSHHQAPSATDLSGLSFSVYSGKSHSCVKRAGSDSCGADPSRSPHGNASHVQLQVSSPKRLPAPVERYPELKNQPEHLSQESVQVNGVCRPFCSRKKDVSEAMGGECVASRSGQSRAPTQPVGEGFVAPGDRAAQNLCIQGNHHHDGARCTGFQEALVPVGLGGDGGHCFGGVGRQLQHIKQESPAKYKITSGVPSTQEPLPGRAGPGAGPGPASLPPPEIELTHGGFASYPFGSDGGPTMQSPGDARQPTRLLHAGSLKRRCLSVTPSSGASEGIDITAIICSSQMSVVACVNAGAPFLRSQGEQRRLPSLSPQATDESCRLPSPAACLLSFSSSSSSSSSASSSSADCDRPAPMQEARGPPPQAAHAAAGGEPADSFSVLVNSVFQQGLLEGCGRGGAMKQEPLDELPQGEEELYRHAHAHRHHPLHPSLPPPYHLHQYLGPSPGALLHLQGQHPPSALPHKPPGLAGTPEREEPGDQQACRWIDCSASYEQQEELVRHIEKVHIDQRKGEDFTCFWAGCVRRYKPFNARYKLLIHMRVHSGEKPNKCMFEGCNKAFSRLENLKIHLRSHTGEKPYLCQHPGCQKAFSNSSDRAKHQRTHLDTKPYACQIPGCTKRYTDPSSLRKHVKAHSAKEQQGHKKVQSCPHLEPDVLSECLAMQHLHGSAPSHHLHGSAPSHHLHGSAPSQHLHNGKLARSPGLSQDIFTGMFTGSAGPHNRATSGLLSSTPDLSSRPLGIEGSVHSPHNHLSPPSAMDNTREGAASPRADGARPPGFSPCQAARSP